One Leisingera sp. M658 genomic window carries:
- a CDS encoding DUF4177 domain-containing protein: MQAYEYKVVPAPAKGTKAKGVKTPEARFANSIENLLNEMAAGGWEFQRAELLPSEERSGLTGSTTNWRNVMVFRRALAAEQPAESPAPGRKEPAAPSVEFRHSEPHTPPLTAAAGDPEAPPEATQVPGPGAARMQSDDGVEELSPVAGMTAALKKRAEQKGDGEN; the protein is encoded by the coding sequence ATGCAAGCCTACGAATACAAAGTTGTCCCCGCCCCGGCCAAGGGCACCAAGGCGAAAGGGGTCAAGACCCCGGAGGCACGCTTTGCCAATTCGATCGAGAATCTGCTGAATGAAATGGCGGCCGGCGGCTGGGAATTCCAGCGCGCCGAACTGCTGCCAAGCGAGGAGCGGTCGGGCCTCACCGGCTCCACCACCAACTGGCGCAATGTGATGGTGTTCCGCCGGGCGCTGGCCGCGGAACAGCCGGCAGAATCACCCGCACCAGGCCGCAAGGAACCCGCTGCCCCCTCAGTCGAGTTCCGCCATTCCGAGCCGCACACACCACCGCTCACCGCGGCGGCCGGCGATCCGGAAGCGCCGCCGGAGGCAACCCAGGTGCCCGGTCCCGGCGCCGCCAGGATGCAGTCTGATGACGGTGTCGAGGAACTCAGCCCGGTTGCAGGCATGACTGCCGCGCTGAAGAAACGCGCCGAACAGAAAGGCGACGGGGAGAACTGA
- the gatB gene encoding Asp-tRNA(Asn)/Glu-tRNA(Gln) amidotransferase subunit GatB, whose product MLDLTYELPKPKVIAGAKHDWELVIGMEVHAQVSSNSKLFSGASTKFGAEPNSNVAFVDAAMPGMLPVINEYCIEQAVRTGLGLKAGINLWSAFDRKNYFYPDLPQGYQISQLYHPIVGEGEVLVELGDGTARNVRVERIHMEQDAGKSIHDMDPNMSFVDLNRTGVCLMEIVSRPDIRGPEEAAAYIAKLRQIMQYLGTCDGNMQNGNLRADVNVSVCLPGQYEKYQETQDFDHLGTRCEIKNMNSMRFIQQAIEVEARRQIAIIEAGGKIDQETRLYDPDKGETRSMRSKEEAHDYRYFPDPDLLPLEIEQAWVDDIAANLPELPDEKKARFIKDFSLSDYDASVLTAEVEAAAYFEETANGRNGKLAANWVINELFGRLKKEDHAISDSPVSPAQLGGIIDLISSDAISGKIAKDLFEIVYTTGGDPAQIVEERGMKQVTDTGAIETALDEIIAANPAQVEKAKVNPKLAGWFVGQVMKATGGKANPAAVNKLVAQKLGG is encoded by the coding sequence ATGCTCGACCTGACATATGAACTCCCCAAGCCCAAGGTGATCGCGGGCGCCAAGCATGACTGGGAACTGGTCATCGGCATGGAGGTGCACGCCCAGGTCAGCTCCAATTCCAAGCTGTTCTCCGGCGCCTCCACCAAGTTCGGCGCTGAGCCAAACTCCAACGTGGCCTTTGTGGACGCGGCGATGCCCGGCATGCTGCCGGTGATCAACGAATACTGCATTGAACAGGCGGTGCGCACCGGCCTGGGCCTGAAGGCCGGCATCAACCTGTGGTCGGCCTTTGACCGCAAGAATTACTTCTACCCCGACCTGCCGCAGGGCTACCAGATTTCCCAGCTCTACCACCCCATTGTGGGCGAGGGCGAAGTGCTGGTGGAACTGGGCGACGGCACCGCGCGCAACGTGCGGGTCGAGCGCATCCATATGGAACAGGACGCGGGCAAGTCGATCCACGACATGGACCCCAACATGTCCTTTGTCGACCTGAACCGGACCGGTGTCTGCCTGATGGAGATCGTCTCCCGCCCCGACATCCGCGGCCCCGAAGAAGCCGCCGCCTATATCGCCAAGCTGCGCCAGATCATGCAGTATCTGGGCACCTGTGACGGCAACATGCAGAACGGCAACCTGCGCGCCGACGTCAACGTATCGGTCTGCCTGCCGGGCCAGTATGAGAAATACCAGGAAACCCAGGATTTCGATCATCTCGGCACCCGCTGCGAGATCAAGAACATGAACTCCATGCGCTTCATCCAGCAGGCCATCGAAGTCGAGGCGCGCCGCCAGATCGCCATCATCGAGGCAGGCGGCAAAATCGACCAGGAAACCCGGCTCTATGATCCGGACAAGGGCGAAACCCGCTCTATGCGGTCCAAGGAAGAAGCGCATGACTACCGCTATTTCCCCGACCCCGACCTGCTGCCGCTGGAAATCGAACAAGCCTGGGTCGATGACATCGCCGCCAATCTGCCGGAACTGCCGGACGAGAAGAAGGCACGCTTTATCAAAGACTTCAGCCTATCGGATTATGACGCGTCGGTACTAACCGCCGAGGTCGAGGCCGCGGCCTACTTTGAAGAAACCGCCAATGGCCGCAACGGCAAGCTGGCGGCCAACTGGGTGATCAACGAATTGTTCGGCCGCCTCAAGAAAGAAGATCACGCCATCAGCGATTCGCCGGTTTCTCCGGCGCAGCTCGGCGGTATCATCGATCTGATTTCCTCGGACGCCATCTCCGGCAAGATCGCCAAGGACCTGTTCGAGATCGTCTACACGACAGGCGGCGACCCGGCGCAGATCGTTGAAGAGCGCGGCATGAAGCAGGTGACCGACACCGGCGCGATTGAAACCGCCCTGGACGAAATCATCGCCGCCAACCCCGCGCAGGTGGAAAAGGCCAAGGTGAACCCGAAACTGGCGGGTTGGTTTGTCGGCCAGGTGATGAAAGCCACTGGCGGCAAAGCCAACCCGGCTGCCGTGAACAAGCTGGTGGCACAGAAACTGGGCGGCTGA
- a CDS encoding DUF427 domain-containing protein produces the protein MTTIRIRKAEGTWTVRSGGAVLGESSNALELTEGDMDPVIYFPREDIAMAFLDRTSKTAQCQHKGEASYFSIANKSSVTENAAWSYEDPEEAAAEIKGCLAFVLSDSVKVEQV, from the coding sequence ATGACCACTATCCGTATCCGCAAGGCCGAAGGCACCTGGACCGTCCGCTCCGGCGGCGCTGTACTGGGAGAAAGCTCTAATGCTTTGGAGCTGACAGAGGGCGATATGGATCCGGTCATCTATTTCCCGCGCGAAGACATCGCCATGGCCTTCCTGGACCGCACCAGCAAGACCGCCCAGTGCCAGCACAAGGGCGAGGCCAGCTATTTTTCGATCGCCAACAAGTCGTCTGTCACCGAAAACGCGGCGTGGAGCTATGAAGACCCAGAGGAAGCGGCGGCTGAAATCAAGGGCTGCCTGGCATTCGTGCTGAGCGATTCTGTCAAGGTTGAACAAGTCTAA
- a CDS encoding BolA family transcriptional regulator, with translation MNVKKEMEAALQAAFAPSALEVVNESHKHAGHAGDDGSGESHFAVMIRAGAFEGMNRVAQHRAVHKALGGIVPRIHALALDIGV, from the coding sequence ATGAACGTGAAGAAAGAGATGGAAGCAGCGCTGCAGGCGGCCTTTGCCCCCAGCGCGCTGGAGGTGGTGAACGAAAGCCATAAACATGCAGGCCATGCCGGCGACGATGGCTCGGGCGAGAGCCATTTTGCGGTGATGATCCGCGCCGGCGCGTTTGAGGGGATGAACCGGGTGGCGCAGCACCGCGCGGTGCATAAGGCGCTGGGAGGTATCGTGCCGCGCATTCACGCGCTGGCGCTGGATATCGGGGTCTAG
- a CDS encoding J domain-containing protein: MSKSDPFGFDMSIRSAKKKNPRGRRAATGASETSVRQCDKDGCEEAGKFRAPKAPDVLDDFYWFCQEHVREYNNGWNFFEGTTEAELNAQQSKDKVWERETKPIGDPEARAWARLGIEDPHQVLGVNATQNPGRAAKAGRRLPPTERRAIEILEAKDDWTKADIRKSYKKLIKVLHPDINGGDRSQEEQLQEVMWAWDQIKDSKSFK; the protein is encoded by the coding sequence ATGAGCAAGTCCGATCCCTTTGGCTTTGATATGTCCATCCGCTCAGCCAAAAAGAAGAATCCGCGCGGACGCCGGGCCGCCACCGGCGCGTCCGAAACCTCCGTCCGCCAGTGCGACAAGGACGGTTGCGAAGAAGCCGGCAAGTTCCGCGCGCCCAAAGCGCCGGATGTGCTGGATGATTTCTACTGGTTCTGCCAGGAGCACGTGCGCGAATACAACAATGGCTGGAACTTCTTTGAAGGCACCACCGAGGCCGAGCTGAACGCGCAGCAGTCCAAGGACAAGGTCTGGGAGCGCGAGACCAAGCCGATAGGCGACCCCGAGGCCCGCGCCTGGGCCCGTCTCGGCATCGAGGACCCGCATCAGGTGCTTGGTGTCAACGCAACGCAGAACCCCGGCCGGGCTGCCAAGGCGGGCCGCCGCCTGCCGCCCACCGAGCGCCGCGCGATCGAGATCCTGGAAGCCAAGGACGACTGGACCAAGGCCGATATCCGCAAGTCCTATAAGAAGCTGATCAAGGTGCTGCACCCCGACATCAACGGCGGCGACCGCAGCCAGGAAGAGCAGCTGCAAGAAGTCATGTGGGCCTGGGACCAGATCAAGGACAGCAAAAGCTTTAAATAG
- a CDS encoding Tex family protein, with protein sequence MDTSARISQTIAAEIGAASKQVNAAVSLLDEGATVPFVARYRKEATGGLDDTQLRTLAERLEYLRELEKRRAAIFDSIKGQDKLTEGLAASIAKAETKAQLEDIYLPYKPKRRTKAMIARENGLEPLADAILADRNADPEQLAGGYVTEMVATVKDALNGARDILTERLTEKAHLLGRLREFLQREAVLTAKVIEGKEQEGAKFSDYFAHTERWADVPSHRALAMLRGSNEGVLTLDVGPEPEEGAARAEAMVAAELGAGGNGPGDIWLRKVAGWTWRVKLSLSMMLELMGDLRGRAQEDAIQVFARNLKDLLFAAPAGARPTLGLDPGIRTGVKAAVVDATGKLVATETLYPFQPKNDLRGAQVSIVKLIAEHGVELIAIGNGTASRETERMVAEVLNHLPAKVKAPTKVVVSEAGASVYSASELAAREFPDLDVSLRGAVSIARRLQDPLAELVKIEPKSIGVGQYQHDVDQHKLSKSLEAVIEDVVNGVGVDLNMASAPLLAHVSGLGPGLAEAIVAHRDVNGAFMSRKELLKVARLGPKAFEQCAGFLRIRDGKEPLDASSVHPEAYDVARKVVAACGRDIRQIMGDENALKGLRAEDFVSDRFGLPTVRDILQELEKPGRDPRPSFVTASFKDGVEQITDLKPGMVLEGTVTNVAAFGAFVDIGVHQDGLVHVSQLADRFVKDPHEVVKTGQVVKVTVTEVDVPRKRIGLTMRKDGGASAKEDRNARGPSKGAGPRRGGTPVGAKGKTSASPKGSPAKGQGTGALGAALMDAFKKT encoded by the coding sequence TTGGACACATCCGCCCGCATCAGCCAGACTATCGCCGCAGAAATCGGCGCCGCATCGAAACAGGTGAACGCCGCGGTTTCGCTGCTGGACGAGGGCGCAACGGTGCCCTTTGTCGCGCGCTACCGGAAAGAGGCGACGGGCGGGCTGGATGATACCCAGCTGCGCACCTTGGCGGAACGGCTGGAATATCTGCGCGAGCTGGAAAAGCGGCGGGCGGCGATCTTCGACTCGATCAAGGGGCAGGACAAGCTGACTGAAGGCCTGGCGGCCTCGATCGCGAAGGCAGAGACCAAGGCGCAGCTGGAGGATATCTATCTGCCCTACAAGCCCAAGCGGCGCACCAAGGCAATGATTGCGCGCGAAAACGGGCTGGAGCCGCTGGCCGATGCTATTCTGGCGGACCGGAATGCTGACCCGGAACAGCTGGCCGGCGGGTATGTGACCGAGATGGTGGCAACGGTGAAGGATGCGCTGAACGGGGCGCGGGACATTCTGACAGAGCGTCTGACGGAAAAGGCGCATCTGCTGGGGCGGTTGCGGGAGTTCCTGCAGCGGGAGGCGGTGCTGACTGCCAAGGTGATCGAAGGCAAGGAACAGGAAGGCGCCAAGTTTTCGGACTACTTTGCCCACACCGAGCGCTGGGCGGATGTTCCGTCACACCGGGCACTGGCGATGCTGCGCGGCTCAAATGAAGGTGTGCTGACGCTGGATGTGGGGCCGGAGCCGGAGGAAGGCGCGGCCAGGGCCGAGGCCATGGTCGCAGCGGAGCTGGGCGCGGGCGGCAACGGTCCGGGGGATATCTGGCTGCGCAAGGTGGCGGGCTGGACCTGGCGGGTGAAGCTGTCGCTGTCGATGATGCTGGAACTGATGGGCGATCTGCGGGGGCGGGCGCAGGAGGATGCCATTCAGGTGTTTGCGCGCAACCTGAAGGATTTGCTGTTTGCAGCGCCAGCCGGTGCGCGGCCGACCCTCGGGCTGGACCCGGGCATCCGCACCGGCGTCAAGGCGGCGGTGGTTGATGCTACGGGCAAACTGGTGGCCACCGAAACGTTGTACCCGTTTCAGCCGAAGAATGATCTGCGCGGCGCGCAAGTGTCCATCGTCAAGCTGATCGCCGAGCATGGCGTCGAGCTGATCGCCATCGGCAACGGCACCGCAAGCCGTGAGACCGAGCGGATGGTGGCGGAGGTGCTGAACCATCTGCCCGCGAAGGTAAAGGCGCCGACCAAGGTGGTGGTCAGTGAGGCGGGGGCCTCGGTTTATTCGGCCTCGGAACTGGCAGCGCGGGAATTTCCGGATCTGGATGTGAGTTTGCGCGGCGCGGTGTCGATCGCGCGGCGCCTGCAGGATCCGCTGGCGGAGCTGGTGAAGATCGAACCCAAAAGTATTGGCGTGGGCCAGTATCAGCACGATGTTGACCAGCACAAACTTTCGAAATCGCTGGAGGCGGTGATCGAGGATGTGGTGAACGGGGTCGGGGTGGATCTCAACATGGCCTCGGCGCCGCTGCTGGCGCATGTTTCGGGTCTTGGCCCCGGCTTGGCGGAGGCGATTGTGGCGCACCGCGATGTGAATGGGGCGTTCATGTCCCGCAAGGAGTTGCTGAAGGTGGCGCGGCTCGGCCCCAAGGCGTTTGAGCAATGTGCGGGCTTCTTGCGCATCCGCGATGGCAAGGAACCGCTGGATGCGTCCTCGGTCCACCCTGAGGCCTATGATGTGGCGCGCAAGGTGGTTGCGGCCTGCGGGCGCGATATCCGCCAGATCATGGGTGATGAGAACGCCTTGAAAGGGCTGCGGGCAGAGGATTTCGTCAGCGACAGATTTGGTCTGCCCACCGTGCGGGACATTTTGCAGGAGCTGGAGAAGCCGGGCCGCGACCCGCGTCCTTCTTTTGTGACGGCGTCCTTCAAAGACGGGGTGGAGCAGATCACCGACCTGAAACCGGGCATGGTGCTGGAAGGCACAGTGACAAATGTGGCAGCCTTTGGCGCCTTTGTTGACATTGGCGTGCATCAGGACGGGCTGGTGCATGTCAGCCAGCTGGCGGACCGCTTTGTGAAGGACCCGCATGAGGTTGTGAAGACCGGTCAGGTGGTCAAGGTGACGGTCACCGAGGTCGATGTGCCGCGCAAGCGGATTGGACTGACCATGCGCAAGGATGGCGGTGCTTCGGCCAAGGAGGACCGCAACGCGCGCGGTCCGTCCAAGGGCGCGGGACCGCGACGGGGTGGCACGCCTGTCGGCGCAAAAGGCAAAACCTCTGCCAGCCCCAAGGGCAGCCCGGCCAAGGGGCAGGGCACAGGCGCGCTGGGCGCGGCGCTGATGGATGCCTTCAAGAAAACTTAG
- the cobT gene encoding cobaltochelatase subunit CobT: MAKKPNDNPADPFKKALAEATKVMANDPELSVSYTVDPSGLSGDSMRLPQVSRRMSREEVLLARGTADALALRHKFHDDATHAKYTPQGEMARDLYEAMETARCEAMGARHMPGTASNIDVKIRNESIRRGYDQMKSSSEAPLAASAGYLIRHLATGRPLPEGASNIMELWRGFIESQAGGTLENLDETIADQAAFAKLARQVISDLGYGDQLGDDPDELDDDANDEAEDNAEEQDDPDSSGQDDSEDEQADASPEQSQEQQQDESQAQVSMDEMADDEFAEDTEMPDGEAPLEPPAPPPASEADPDYKVFQDANDEEIAAEDLAEPAELERLRAYLDQQLEPLKGAVSRLANKLQRRLQAQQNRSWEFDLEEGTLDAGRLARVVANPTTPLSFKREKDTEFRDTVVTLLLDNSGSMRGRPISIAAICADVLARTLERCNVKVEVLGFTTRAWKGGLAREGWLNEGRPQQPGRLNDLRHIIYKGADAPMRRTRTNLGLMMKEGLLKENIDGEALEWAHRRMTARQEARKILMVISDGAPVDDSTLSVNPANYLEKHLRDVIAMVEKRKQVELLAIGIGHDVTRYYERAVTITDVEQLAGAMTEQLAALFDSDPRARARVMGIKRAG; encoded by the coding sequence ATGGCTAAGAAGCCCAACGACAACCCCGCCGATCCGTTCAAGAAGGCCCTGGCCGAAGCAACCAAGGTTATGGCCAACGACCCGGAACTGTCGGTCAGCTACACGGTGGACCCTTCGGGGCTGTCGGGCGATTCCATGCGGCTGCCGCAGGTCTCGCGCCGGATGAGCCGCGAGGAAGTGCTGCTGGCCCGCGGCACTGCCGATGCGCTGGCGCTGCGGCACAAATTCCACGACGATGCCACCCACGCCAAATATACCCCGCAGGGCGAAATGGCCCGCGATCTCTATGAGGCGATGGAAACCGCCCGCTGCGAGGCGATGGGCGCACGCCACATGCCCGGCACCGCCTCCAACATCGACGTGAAGATCCGCAATGAGTCGATCCGCCGCGGCTATGACCAGATGAAATCCTCCTCCGAGGCGCCGCTGGCCGCCTCGGCCGGCTATCTGATCCGCCATCTGGCCACTGGCCGCCCGCTGCCCGAAGGCGCCTCCAACATCATGGAGCTGTGGCGCGGCTTCATCGAATCCCAGGCCGGCGGCACGCTGGAAAACCTGGACGAGACGATTGCCGACCAGGCAGCATTCGCCAAACTGGCGCGGCAGGTGATTTCCGACCTCGGCTATGGCGACCAGCTTGGCGATGACCCGGATGAGCTGGACGACGACGCCAACGACGAGGCCGAGGATAACGCCGAAGAGCAGGACGATCCGGACAGCAGCGGCCAGGACGATAGCGAGGACGAGCAGGCCGACGCCAGCCCCGAGCAATCCCAGGAACAGCAGCAGGACGAGAGCCAGGCCCAGGTCTCAATGGACGAGATGGCGGATGATGAATTCGCCGAGGACACCGAAATGCCCGACGGCGAAGCGCCGCTGGAGCCGCCCGCCCCGCCGCCTGCGTCTGAGGCCGATCCGGACTACAAGGTGTTTCAGGACGCCAATGATGAGGAAATTGCCGCCGAAGATCTGGCGGAGCCTGCCGAACTGGAGCGCCTGCGCGCCTATCTCGACCAGCAGCTGGAGCCGCTGAAGGGCGCGGTGTCCCGCCTTGCCAACAAGCTGCAGCGCCGTCTGCAGGCCCAGCAGAACCGGTCATGGGAGTTTGACCTGGAAGAGGGCACACTGGATGCCGGCCGCCTGGCCCGTGTTGTCGCCAACCCGACCACGCCGCTCAGCTTCAAGCGCGAAAAAGATACTGAGTTCCGCGATACAGTGGTGACGCTGCTGCTGGACAACTCCGGCTCGATGCGCGGGCGTCCGATTTCAATCGCGGCAATCTGCGCCGATGTGCTGGCGCGCACGCTTGAACGCTGCAACGTTAAGGTCGAAGTCCTTGGCTTCACTACCCGCGCCTGGAAAGGCGGGCTGGCGCGCGAGGGCTGGCTGAACGAGGGCCGCCCGCAGCAGCCCGGGCGCCTTAACGATCTGCGCCACATCATCTACAAGGGCGCGGATGCGCCGATGCGCCGGACCCGCACCAATCTGGGGCTGATGATGAAAGAGGGCCTGCTGAAGGAAAACATCGACGGCGAGGCGCTGGAATGGGCGCACCGGCGGATGACGGCCCGGCAGGAAGCCCGCAAGATCCTGATGGTGATCTCCGACGGCGCGCCGGTGGATGATTCGACGCTGTCGGTGAACCCGGCGAACTATCTGGAAAAACACCTGCGCGACGTGATCGCCATGGTGGAGAAACGCAAACAGGTGGAGCTGCTGGCGATCGGCATCGGCCATGATGTGACCCGCTATTACGAACGCGCAGTCACGATCACCGATGTGGAACAGCTGGCCGGCGCGATGACCGAGCAGCTGGCCGCCCTGTTCGACAGCGACCCGCGCGCCCGCGCCCGGGTGATGGGCATCAAACGCGCCGGCTGA
- the cobS gene encoding cobaltochelatase subunit CobS: protein MTDGFVDMDAKPTETVSVRDVFGIDTDMTVKGFAETSDRVPAVDPTYKFDPETTLAILAGFSHNRRVMIQGYHGTGKSTHIEQVAARLNWPSVRVNLDSHISRIDLIGKDAIKLRDGKQVTEFHEGILPWALRNPVAIVFDEYDAGRADVMFVIQRVLEHDGKLTLLDQNEIITPNPFFRLFATANTVGLGDTTGLYHGTQQINQAQMDRWSLVSTLNYLSHDAEAAIILSKAPHYNTAEGRKTISQMVTVADLTRTAFMNGDLSTVMSPRTVINWAQNVEIFRNVGYAFRLSFLNKCDELERQTVAEFYQRCFDEELPESAASVSLG, encoded by the coding sequence ATGACCGACGGCTTTGTGGATATGGATGCGAAACCGACCGAAACAGTTTCGGTGCGCGATGTGTTCGGGATCGACACCGACATGACCGTCAAGGGCTTTGCCGAGACCTCGGACCGGGTGCCGGCAGTGGACCCCACCTACAAGTTTGATCCGGAAACCACGCTGGCGATCCTGGCAGGTTTCAGCCACAACCGCCGCGTGATGATCCAGGGCTACCACGGCACCGGTAAATCGACCCACATCGAACAGGTCGCGGCGCGCCTGAACTGGCCCTCTGTTCGGGTGAACCTCGACAGCCACATCTCCCGGATCGACCTCATTGGCAAGGACGCGATCAAGCTGCGCGACGGCAAACAGGTGACCGAATTCCACGAAGGCATCCTGCCCTGGGCGCTGCGCAACCCGGTTGCGATTGTGTTCGACGAATATGACGCGGGCCGCGCCGACGTGATGTTTGTGATCCAGCGGGTGCTGGAGCATGACGGCAAGCTGACCCTTTTGGACCAGAACGAGATCATCACTCCGAACCCGTTCTTCCGCCTGTTTGCCACCGCCAACACCGTTGGCCTGGGCGACACCACCGGGCTTTATCACGGCACCCAGCAGATCAACCAGGCCCAGATGGACCGCTGGTCGCTGGTCTCGACCCTGAACTACCTGAGCCATGATGCCGAAGCTGCAATCATCCTGTCCAAGGCGCCGCATTACAACACCGCCGAAGGCCGCAAGACCATCAGCCAGATGGTCACCGTTGCCGACCTCACCCGCACCGCCTTCATGAACGGCGATCTGTCGACCGTGATGTCGCCGCGGACCGTGATCAACTGGGCCCAGAACGTCGAGATCTTCCGCAACGTAGGCTATGCCTTCCGGCTGTCGTTCCTGAACAAATGCGACGAGCTGGAGCGCCAGACCGTGGCCGAGTTCTACCAGCGCTGCTTTGACGAAGAGCTGCCGGAAAGCGCCGCGAGCGTGAGCCTGGGGTGA
- a CDS encoding aminopeptidase P family protein, translating to MFQTFDVTARPEQGPPRLAALRKELAAEDLDGFLVPRADAHQGEYVAPRDDRLAWLTGFTGSAGFCAALTNIAGVFIDGRYRTQVKRQVAADFTPVPWPEVQLAGWLKAQLPEGGKIGFDPWLHAAGQITALTQDLKGSGITLAQCENLVDRIWQDQPAPPMQPVAAHPLDYAGESAAEKCTRLAKDLHGAGQAAAVITLPDSIMWLLNIRGADVARNPVAHGFAILHSDARVDLFMAVDKLAGLQDHFDSAVTLHPPEAFLKAAAALNGSVAADAGTVPQIVADALGSRMVPAGDPCALPKARKNAAEIAGSAAAHLRDGAAIVEMLAWLDAQPPGTITEIDAVTKLEALRREDQALRDISFETIAGTGENGAVMHYRVTEETDTRLEDGHLLVLDSGGQYLDGTTDITRTIAIGTPGAEERDAYTRVLQGMIAMSRLRWPKGLAGRDIECIGRMPLWLAGQDFNHGLGHGVGAYLSVHEGPQRLARTSHVPLEPGMILSNEPGYYREGAFGIRIENLLVVEQAPALDTSDAEREMLCWRTLTFAPIDRRLVNTAMLSAAEKDWLDSYHQEVSAKTGPLLNPAAKAWLDAATAPL from the coding sequence ATGTTCCAGACATTCGATGTGACCGCCCGCCCGGAACAGGGTCCGCCCCGGCTGGCGGCCCTGCGCAAGGAGCTGGCAGCCGAAGATCTGGATGGTTTCCTGGTGCCCCGTGCCGACGCCCATCAGGGCGAATATGTTGCGCCCCGCGATGACCGGCTTGCCTGGCTCACCGGTTTTACCGGCTCGGCTGGTTTCTGTGCAGCCCTCACAAACATTGCCGGTGTCTTCATTGACGGCCGTTACCGCACCCAGGTGAAGCGCCAGGTCGCCGCGGATTTCACCCCGGTGCCCTGGCCCGAAGTGCAGCTGGCCGGCTGGCTGAAGGCGCAGCTTCCCGAAGGCGGCAAGATCGGGTTTGACCCCTGGCTGCATGCCGCGGGCCAGATCACCGCGCTGACCCAGGACCTGAAGGGCAGCGGCATCACCCTGGCGCAATGCGAAAACCTGGTGGACCGGATCTGGCAGGACCAGCCCGCACCGCCGATGCAGCCTGTGGCCGCGCACCCTCTTGATTACGCAGGCGAAAGCGCTGCTGAGAAATGCACCCGTCTCGCCAAGGACCTGCACGGTGCAGGCCAGGCGGCGGCGGTGATCACCCTGCCCGACAGCATCATGTGGCTGCTGAACATCCGCGGCGCCGATGTGGCCCGCAACCCGGTGGCGCATGGCTTTGCCATCCTGCACAGCGACGCGCGGGTGGATCTGTTCATGGCCGTGGACAAGCTGGCAGGACTGCAGGATCATTTTGACAGCGCCGTCACCCTGCACCCGCCCGAAGCGTTCCTCAAAGCCGCAGCGGCGCTCAACGGCTCCGTCGCCGCAGACGCCGGCACCGTGCCGCAGATCGTGGCGGACGCCTTAGGCAGCCGGATGGTGCCCGCAGGCGATCCCTGCGCCCTGCCCAAAGCGCGCAAAAACGCAGCCGAGATTGCAGGCAGCGCCGCCGCCCATCTGCGCGATGGCGCGGCAATTGTTGAAATGCTGGCCTGGCTCGACGCGCAGCCCCCTGGCACCATCACCGAAATTGACGCGGTGACGAAACTGGAGGCCCTGCGCCGCGAAGACCAAGCTCTGCGCGACATCAGTTTCGAGACCATTGCAGGCACCGGAGAGAACGGCGCGGTGATGCACTACCGGGTGACCGAGGAAACCGACACGCGGCTGGAGGACGGGCATCTATTGGTGCTGGACAGCGGCGGCCAGTATCTCGACGGCACCACCGACATCACCCGCACCATCGCCATCGGCACCCCCGGAGCCGAGGAACGCGACGCCTATACCCGCGTGTTGCAGGGCATGATCGCCATGTCCCGCCTGCGCTGGCCTAAAGGGCTGGCAGGCCGCGATATCGAATGCATCGGCCGGATGCCGCTGTGGCTGGCAGGCCAGGATTTCAACCACGGCCTTGGCCATGGCGTCGGCGCCTACCTCAGCGTGCACGAAGGCCCGCAGCGGCTGGCCCGCACCAGCCACGTGCCGCTGGAACCCGGCATGATCCTGTCAAACGAGCCGGGGTATTACCGCGAAGGCGCCTTTGGCATCCGGATCGAGAACCTTCTGGTGGTTGAACAGGCCCCGGCCCTTGACACCAGCGACGCCGAGCGCGAGATGCTGTGCTGGCGCACGCTCACCTTTGCCCCCATTGACCGGCGGCTGGTGAACACAGCGATGCTGTCAGCCGCCGAGAAAGACTGGCTCGACAGCTATCACCAAGAGGTTTCGGCAAAGACCGGACCGCTGCTCAACCCCGCCGCAAAGGCGTGGCTTGATGCCGCAACCGCCCCCTTGTGA